In Candidatus Hydrogenedentota bacterium, the genomic window CGAAAAAATCGGCGAACAGACCGAAGACTTGCTTCGCTTCGACATTTATGATGTCTCCGAAGACGTTTCCTCGGAAGTCCTTTTCGACTTCAAGCAATTCCGGTTGCGAGAGGAGGGCCTCGAAGCGGAGATCGACGACGATGGGGGCCGCTTCCGAAGCAGGGAGAATCTGAGAATCGGGGGGCGCTCCTGGGTCATCGACATTGAGTCCACGGGTAAGTTTGATGCGACCTTGGCCAACCAGGCGCCCGCGCTCATTCTGCTCGGCGGCCTGCTGCTGAGCACGCTCCTCGCGGCGGTGGCCTGGTCCCTCGGGCACAGCCGTGAGCACGCCCTCCGGCTGGCCACCACGATGACGCGCGATCTGGCCGAGGCAAAGGCCCGCGCGGATGCGGCCAACCAGTCCAAGACCGAGTTTCTGGCCAACATGAGCCATGAGATCCGCACGCCCCTCACGTCCATCCTGGGCTATACCAATCTGCTCCGCGACGAGGGCGACATCAGCAAGGCCCCCCCGGAACGTGTAAACGCGCTCAACACCATTCAATCCGCTGGCGAACATCTGCTCACCGTGATCAACGATATTCTCGACCTCTCGAAAATAGAAGCGGGAAAGATCTCCGTGGAAAAAGTCGAGACCCCGCTCGTCCAGCTTCTGGCGGGCATCGAAGGCCTGATGCGTCCCAGAGCCGCCGCCAAAGGGGTTTCGCTCCACACCGAGTTCTGCACGCCGGTGCCGGACCGCATCATCAGCGATCCCACGCGCCTGCGCCAGATTCTCATGAATTTGATCGGAAACGCGGCCAAATTTACCACCAAAGGCGCGATCGACGTCCGGGTATACGTCACCACAAACGAAACGGGCGGCCGACTGCGCTTTGAAATTAAAGATACGGGCCCCGGCATGACGCCCGCCCAGACCCAAACCCTCTTCAAGCCCTTCACACAGGCGGACACCTCGGTCACGCGGCGTCACGGCGGCACCGGACTGGGCCTGAGCATCAGCCGACGCCTGGCGGAGATCATGGGCGGCGACGTCAAGCTGGAAGCCTCGGAGCCCGGGGTCGGCTCGCTCTTCTCGCTGGAATTGCCCTTCCTCGCCGTGGCCGACGCCCGATTGCTCCATGAATCCTGCGTCACCCGGACCGCCCAAGTGGAGGGCGAGGACGGAGTGGCCCCGGTCCCCACCGCCCCGTTGAATCTCGAAGGGCGCTATCTCCTGGCGGAGGACAATGTCGTGAACCAGCGGCTGATCCTCTTCCACCTGAAAAAGGCCGGCGCCCATGTGGACGTCACCGAGAACGGGCGCGAGGCGCTGGAAATGATTATCGCCGCAGATGCCGCGGGCAATTCCTATCAACTGTTGCTCACGGACATGCAGATGCCCGAGATGGACGGCTACACCCTGGCGCGCACCCTGCGCGACCGCGCAAACGACATACCCATCATTGCGCTGACGGCCCACGCCATGGCTGAGGATCGCCAGAAGTGCATCGATGCCGGGTGCAATGACTACGTGACCAAACCGATTGACCGGGCCACGCTGCTCGAAACATGCCGGCGTTGGGTATACGCCAACGGCGTGCGACAGGAGATTGAACGATGATGAAAAGGAACACGCTGGCGGTCGTCTGCGGGCTGGTGGCGCTGGCCGCGTGCGCCCACGGGGAGACCTGGCGCGTCTATGTGGGCACCTATACCAGCGGCGACAGCAAGGGCATCTATGGGCTCGATTTTGACGGTGATACCGGCAACGCCTCGTTGCGCGGTCTTGCCGCGGAAACCAGGAACCCCTCCTTTCTCGCGCTCCACCCCACAGAACCCGTGCTCTATGCATGCTCCGAGCTGGAGGATGGCGCAAACGTCGCCGCCTTCGCCATAGATGAAGCCAGCGGCGCGCTCAGCATCATAAACGGCCAGCCTGCGGGTGGCAGCGCGTGTCATGTGGCCGTAAGCGGCGACGGGAAATATGCCGCCGTAGCCAACTATGGCGCGGGAAGTTGTTCGATTTATCCCCTCGAAGCCTGCGGCGCGCTGGGCGCCGCCATCGGCAATTTTCAGCATGAGGGCAGCAGCGTAAACGAAAAGCGCCAGAACGCGCCCCATGCCCACTCGGCGAACTTCGATCCGAGCGGAAAATTCGTCATTGTGCCCGACCTCGGCATCGACAAGCTCATGATCTACAAGATCGATGGGGGAAAGGCCATTCCCAACGACCCGCCCTTCGCCACGGTGGAGCCCGGCGGCGGCCCGCGCCACTTCGACTTTCACCCGAATAAGAAATGGGCCTACGTGGTCAACGAACTGGGCAACACCGTGACCGCCTTCAAGTGGGACGCAAAAAAGGGCGCGCTGGAAACGGTTGGCTCGGCGGGAACCTTGCCCTCGGACTTTATCGAAGAGAACACGACCGCGCACATTGAGGTGCATCCTTCCGGCAGATTCCTCTACGCCTCCAACCGCGGCCACGACAGCATCGCGGTATTCGCCATCGACCAAAGCACCGGCATGATCACCGCAAAAGGCCAGACCAAGACCGGCGGCAAGACCCCGCGCAACTTCACGCAGGATCCGGACGGCAAGTTTCTCCTGGCGGCCAACCAGAACAGCAACGACATCTTCGTGTTCAGCATCGATCAGGAAAGCGGCGCCCTGACCCCGACGGGCGGCCGCATCGAAGTGCCCTCACCCGTCTGCCTGGTGTTTGCAGAGCCGTAGTGACCTCAATTTGACTAACTGGTCCCATCCGAATCAAAGTGCGACGACGGTGGGTTAGGTTGGAAGTTTAACCCACTTTCGGCGGACTTCCCGTTTCACTGCTGCACGTCGAGCACTTTCAAATCCTCGATCTTGATCTTCAGCACTTCGCAGCTTTGCTTTCTCCAGCCGGAGAAGGCCACGAGCAGGTAGCCATCGTGCTCGATGACGTGGGGGTAATCGATGTGTCGGCCGCCCACGAGGTAGCCCATTTTATTGAAGACCATGCCGTCGTCGCTGATGGCGAGGGTCATGGGATCGCGGAGCTTCGGCTTGGGATTGGAGACCATGACGTAGCGGCCGTCGCTCATGCGAAGGCCGAAGAATTTAGAGGTGGCGTCGGGGAAATTGGTTTTCACCGGGGCGTTCCAGGTGCGGCCGTTGTCGGTGGAGAAGGATCGGAAGAGGTAACCGCTCTTGAGGTTGTCGCGGAACAGGGCAACCAGGTTGCCGTCGGGCAAGACCCACCAGCCGGGTTCTTCCGCCTTGAGGTTGGGGTCGTTGAAAAAGACCACGGGAAAGGACTCCCACTGGTCGAGGCCCTTAACGCCGCCGACGAGGAAGAAGACGTTGCGGTCATAGCTGCGGCGGGACATCATCCATTCGCCACTGGGGATTTTCTCGGGGGCAAAGTTGTTGATGGTGTTGTCGAAGACGAGGCCGGCGTCGTCCCAGGCCTTGGTTTCCTTATTCCAGCGGAAGGCGCGCAGTTCGAGGCTGGGTCCGAAGAATTCGGCGGACTCATCCAGGGAAGCCAGGGCGAGGAGTTCGCCATCGCGCTCCCAGAGCCCCCGGGAGATCCAGCGGAAGCCTTCTTTCGAGCGGGTGTTGTAGACGGGGGAATCGGGCGCTGAGTTGGGCGGGATGGGCGTGACGAAATCCGGCGCGGACCAGCCGAGGCCGTCTTCGCTGGTGGCGTATTTCACGCGCTGTCCGGCCTTGTCCTCCACGGAGGGGCCGTCGCTCCAGATGATCCAGAATTGCCCGTCGTAGTGAAGCATGTAGTTGTGTTGATTGACGCCATCGACCAGACGCACATCGTTGACGACGGCATGCTCCGAGGGGATCTTCGGCAAGTTGTCGAAGTCAATCGTGTGCGTGTCTTCGGGCACCCAGGGCCCCTGGAGCATGAGGGGCGAATTGGGGTTGTCCTTCGGGTGGGGGTAGTCGGCGGCGGACGCGATGGAGCACGACAAGATTAGGACGGCCAGCAGAGTGGGATGGAATTCGCTCCAACTTTCAATTTCATGGGAAATTTTCATGGGTATTGCTCACCTCTTTGAGTGGTATGGATTAGGCAATCGCAGTCATCATTGAAAGATACAGCACGGGATACTTTTCACCACGAAGCACACGAAGGGCACGAAGAAGTAAAACGAAGTAATAGAAATAGCGCGATGAGAAGCTATTGATGCAAATGAATAGGCCATGCATTTCTAATTTACTTCCCTCGTGTTCTTCGTGTGCTTCGTGGGGAAATATACTTCCCCTCACTTCGGCGGGTCCACCACCTGACCCTGGGCGCGAAGGAGGTCGCGCAGGGCCTGGATGGGCACTTCGTCCGCCGGGCATTTTCGCAGGATGGCGAGGTGGGCCGCGATCCCGGCGGCGTGGCCCAGGGCCATCCACGTGGGTTCCATGCGCACGGAGGAATAGGCCACGTGGGTGGCGGAGATGGCGCCGGCCACGATGAGTCCGTCAACTTCTTTGGGAAGGAGGGCACGGTAGGGAATCTTGTAGGGGCGGGTGAGGTGACCGAGCATGCCCAGGTAGCCTTCGAGCACGATGGTGTCGCCGGGCTGGCGCTTGTGGACCGGAAAGCTGTCGATGGGAAACTCGCCCATGGCCATGACATCGTCGTGGCGAAACTCGGGGCTGGATCCGTCTTTCTCGACGGAGACATCGTGCTGGGTGATGGTGTAGCGGCCCTGGAGGCGACGCCCTTCGCGGACATAGAGTTGCCAGGGGAAGTTCCCGTTGTCCGTAAACTCATCTTTCGGAAGCTGATATTCCCGGGCCATCTTGCGGTGGGCCTCGGGCACTTCATCGTCGTTGTGGAGGAACCACAACAGGCCGAGGGCGAGGTCGCGATGGCGCTGCTCGATGCGCATCCGCGTGTCCCAGTCGCCTTCGATGTAGTCCTTGTTCTCTTCGGGAAAGGGAAAGGCCAGGGGGCGTGGGTTGATGTTCACGTCGGCCTTGCCGTTGGGCATGGTGGTAACGGAGAGGGCGCGAACGAGGGTGTTGAAGTGCTGCGGAAAATAGCCGCGTCCCTCGTGAACCACTTTGGGCCCCGCGAGCCGACCCGCCTCCAGATCTTCGAAGTAGGGCGTGTACACGGCGCGATCATAGCCGTTCGGCGGGGCCGCGAGCGGGACGCTGTTCTGCGGATTGCTGGAAAGGAAGAGGCGATAGGTGTAGGCAGGGAGTCCCTTGTCGGCCTGGCCCGTGGTGCCCGGCAGGATAACGCCGTTCTCATAGTCGTAGTAGATGTAGCCGGCGAGGGATTCATCGAATTCGTCACGGCCCTCGCGCCCCAGGCGAAAGGAGGTTCCCGCGGCGGCGAAGAGATCGCCTTCGTAGGTTCCGTCGATGAAGATCGCGGCTTCCAGGTGCTTTTCATTGCCGCTCGCCATATCGAGGAGGGTGGCGGCCCGGACTCGCCCCCCCTCTACCACAACCTTCAGGAGGCGGTGCTTCTTCATCGGCGTGATACCGGGCGCTTCCGCGATCATGCTCTCGAAAACGGCTTCGGCCACGGAGGGCTCATAGTAGTAGCCGTCCTTACACGCTTTCACCGCCTCGGAGTCTTCCCCATGGCGGGCCACATAGTGCTTTCGCACCCGGCGCACGTACTCCGCGAAGAGCCCGCCGATGTACTGTTTCTTTTCGACGTCGCTTTTGCCGAGCCCGCTGGCCGCCATTCCGCCGAAGTGGGCGTGGGTGTCGATGAGGGCGACGCGACGCCCCATGCGGGCGGCAGCCACCGCGGCGGCGATGCCCGCCGGGGTGCCACCATAAACCACGACGTCAAACTTGTCTGAAGAATCCTGCGCCATCGAAACTGCCCTTTTGTCTGCTATCCGAGCCAATCTAGAAAATGGACTCTATCAATCGCGCGTGCTTGAGTCAAACAACCCGCACACGAGAAAAACCTCGCCCCAAGGCGGGAGACCACCTCGGGGCGATGCCACTATGTAGCGACTGAAAGACCTAGAACTCGTAGTCGTCCCAGCCTATCCAGATCCGGACCCAATGGGGGATCTGGGTTATCCGATGCCAGATTTCATGGCAGAACGCCACGATGGCGAACAGCAACAGTTCGATCATTCCTCCGGGTCCGGCACAACCACCGGGCGCGGCAACGGCCTCCAGCTCTGCTTCGCTGACGAAGCCGTCACG contains:
- a CDS encoding CHASE domain-containing protein is translated as MTQENAVENTRDDLLKSVPSGTLLRLAPAVLFAVGLILAIGLATASRTNIEAEGRLQFERRAERLVLDIQRRIRRPVFGLKGARGMYRASENVTRREFQAYVESQELDAEYPGVVGFGFVERVPRAELDAHIARERADDAPDYSVHPLSEDEMLYVIKHVVPLDANRDAWGFNLGSEPRRLEAVERAIRTGQPAMTARINLVQDQQDRVGLIYMVPIYKAGTDPKTPEEREASLLGLVDAPILIESALEKIGEQTEDLLRFDIYDVSEDVSSEVLFDFKQFRLREEGLEAEIDDDGGRFRSRENLRIGGRSWVIDIESTGKFDATLANQAPALILLGGLLLSTLLAAVAWSLGHSREHALRLATTMTRDLAEAKARADAANQSKTEFLANMSHEIRTPLTSILGYTNLLRDEGDISKAPPERVNALNTIQSAGEHLLTVINDILDLSKIEAGKISVEKVETPLVQLLAGIEGLMRPRAAAKGVSLHTEFCTPVPDRIISDPTRLRQILMNLIGNAAKFTTKGAIDVRVYVTTNETGGRLRFEIKDTGPGMTPAQTQTLFKPFTQADTSVTRRHGGTGLGLSISRRLAEIMGGDVKLEASEPGVGSLFSLELPFLAVADARLLHESCVTRTAQVEGEDGVAPVPTAPLNLEGRYLLAEDNVVNQRLILFHLKKAGAHVDVTENGREALEMIIAADAAGNSYQLLLTDMQMPEMDGYTLARTLRDRANDIPIIALTAHAMAEDRQKCIDAGCNDYVTKPIDRATLLETCRRWVYANGVRQEIER
- a CDS encoding lactonase family protein, whose translation is MKRNTLAVVCGLVALAACAHGETWRVYVGTYTSGDSKGIYGLDFDGDTGNASLRGLAAETRNPSFLALHPTEPVLYACSELEDGANVAAFAIDEASGALSIINGQPAGGSACHVAVSGDGKYAAVANYGAGSCSIYPLEACGALGAAIGNFQHEGSSVNEKRQNAPHAHSANFDPSGKFVIVPDLGIDKLMIYKIDGGKAIPNDPPFATVEPGGGPRHFDFHPNKKWAYVVNELGNTVTAFKWDAKKGALETVGSAGTLPSDFIEENTTAHIEVHPSGRFLYASNRGHDSIAVFAIDQSTGMITAKGQTKTGGKTPRNFTQDPDGKFLLAANQNSNDIFVFSIDQESGALTPTGGRIEVPSPVCLVFAEP
- a CDS encoding exo-alpha-sialidase, with amino-acid sequence MKISHEIESWSEFHPTLLAVLILSCSIASAADYPHPKDNPNSPLMLQGPWVPEDTHTIDFDNLPKIPSEHAVVNDVRLVDGVNQHNYMLHYDGQFWIIWSDGPSVEDKAGQRVKYATSEDGLGWSAPDFVTPIPPNSAPDSPVYNTRSKEGFRWISRGLWERDGELLALASLDESAEFFGPSLELRAFRWNKETKAWDDAGLVFDNTINNFAPEKIPSGEWMMSRRSYDRNVFFLVGGVKGLDQWESFPVVFFNDPNLKAEEPGWWVLPDGNLVALFRDNLKSGYLFRSFSTDNGRTWNAPVKTNFPDATSKFFGLRMSDGRYVMVSNPKPKLRDPMTLAISDDGMVFNKMGYLVGGRHIDYPHVIEHDGYLLVAFSGWRKQSCEVLKIKIEDLKVLDVQQ
- a CDS encoding FAD-dependent oxidoreductase yields the protein MAQDSSDKFDVVVYGGTPAGIAAAVAAARMGRRVALIDTHAHFGGMAASGLGKSDVEKKQYIGGLFAEYVRRVRKHYVARHGEDSEAVKACKDGYYYEPSVAEAVFESMIAEAPGITPMKKHRLLKVVVEGGRVRAATLLDMASGNEKHLEAAIFIDGTYEGDLFAAAGTSFRLGREGRDEFDESLAGYIYYDYENGVILPGTTGQADKGLPAYTYRLFLSSNPQNSVPLAAPPNGYDRAVYTPYFEDLEAGRLAGPKVVHEGRGYFPQHFNTLVRALSVTTMPNGKADVNINPRPLAFPFPEENKDYIEGDWDTRMRIEQRHRDLALGLLWFLHNDDEVPEAHRKMAREYQLPKDEFTDNGNFPWQLYVREGRRLQGRYTITQHDVSVEKDGSSPEFRHDDVMAMGEFPIDSFPVHKRQPGDTIVLEGYLGMLGHLTRPYKIPYRALLPKEVDGLIVAGAISATHVAYSSVRMEPTWMALGHAAGIAAHLAILRKCPADEVPIQALRDLLRAQGQVVDPPK